Proteins encoded by one window of Paroedura picta isolate Pp20150507F chromosome 11, Ppicta_v3.0, whole genome shotgun sequence:
- the RPL15 gene encoding large ribosomal subunit protein eL15 has protein sequence MGAYKYIQELWRKKQSDVMRFLLRVRCWQYRQLSALHRAPRPTRPDKARRLGYKAKQGYVIYRIRVRRGGRKRPVPKGATYGKPVHHGVNQLKFARSLQSVAEERAGRHCGALRVLNSYWVGEDSTYKFFEVILIDPFHKAIRRNPDTQWITKPVHKHREMRGLTSAGRKSRGLGKGHKFHHTIGGSRRAAWRRRNTLQLHRYR, from the exons ATGGGTGCTTACAAGTACATCCAAGAGTTATGGAGGAAGAAACAGTCAGATGTGATGCGTTTTCTCTTGCGTGTCCGGTGCTGGCAGTATCGCCAGTTGTCTGCCCTCCATAGAGCTCCACGACCTACCAGGCCAGACAAAGCTCGCAGACTGGGATATAAGGCTAAACAAG GTTATGTCATCTACCGCATTCGTGTTCGCCGTGGTGGCCGTAAACGTCCAGTGCCTAAGGGTGCTACGTATGGTAAACCTGTGCATCATGGTGTCAATCAGCTGAAATTTGCCCGGAGTTTGCAGTCTGTAGCAGAA GAGCGTGCAGGTCGCCACTGTGGAGCTTTGAGAGTACTAAACTCCTACTGGGTGGGTGAAGACTCCACATACAAATTCTTTGAGGTCATCCTGATTGATCCCTTCCACAAGGCTATCAGACGCAATCCTGACACCCAATGGATCACCAAGCCAGTCCACAAGCACAGAGAGATGCGTGGGTTGACCTCTGCTGGCAGAAAGAGCCGTGGCCTCGGGAAAGGCCACAAGTTCCATCATACCATTGGTGGTTCCCGCCGTGCTGCTTGGAGACGACGCAACACCTTGCAGCTTCACCGCTACCGCTGA
- the NKIRAS1 gene encoding NF-kappa-B inhibitor-interacting Ras-like protein 1, with the protein MGKGFKVVVCGMASVGKTAILEQILYSNHIAGMECNATVEDVYVALAETDRGVKEQLRLYDTKGVEGVEQFPRHYFSIADGFILVYAVNSLESFQKVDQLKNEIDKLRDKKEVSVVVLGNKTDLVEQREVTAEVAQQWAKLEKVKLWEVTVTDRRTLTEPFTVLASRLSQSQNKSAFPLPGRKSKGNNGDN; encoded by the exons ATGGGTAAAGGTTTCAAGGTGGTCGTGTGTGGAATGGCTTCTGTGGGGAAAACTGCTATTTTGGAACAGATTCTATACAGTAACCACATTGCTG gAATGGAATGTAATGCTACCGTAGAGGATGTGTACGTGGCTCTGGCTGAAACAGATCGAGGAGTAAAGGAACAGTTACGTCTGTATGACACCAAAGGGGTAGAAGGTGTTGAACAGTTCCCTAGACATTACTTCTCTATTGCTGATGGCTTCATTTTGGTGTATGCTGTGAATAGCCTAGAATCCTTCCAGAAAGTTGACCAGCTCAAAAACGAGATTGACAAACTTAGAGACAAAAAGGAG GTGTCAGTAGTGGTTTTGGGGAATAAAACAGACCTTGTGGAGCAGAGAGAGGTCACGGCTGAAGTTGCGCAGCAGTGGGCCAAGCTTGAGAAAGTGAAACTCTGGGAAGTGACGGTGACTGATAGGAGGACGCTGACGGAGCCTTTCACCGTGCTAGCGAGTAGACTCTCTCAGTCCCAGAACAAATCTGCCTTTCCTTTGCCTGGCAGGAAGAGCAAAGGCAACAATGGAGACAACTAG